Proteins from a genomic interval of Gossypium hirsutum isolate 1008001.06 chromosome A09, Gossypium_hirsutum_v2.1, whole genome shotgun sequence:
- the LOC107888771 gene encoding protein SAR DEFICIENT 1, which produces MAGKRLLNESCSDTDEPKEKRMRPKPSFASVIGQAVMVNYLYTALEPVLRRVVNEEVERSIGDRLRSFTRSPSLRIQAAEPEPSTLKLIFPKALTLPIFTGSKIIDEESNQLQVALVDTRGDQRAPVLLPNPIKVDIVVLDGDFPSGDRDNFTSEEFDRNIVRERTGKRPLLTGELSVTVRDGVASIGDIEFTDNSSWIRSRKFRIGAKVAQGSFQGGRIREAMTEAFVVKDHRGELYKKHHPPMLGDEVWRLEKIGKDGAFHKKLAYEGVNTVQDFLKMSVVDPPKLRKILGPGMSEKMWEVTIKHAKTCVMGNKYYVFQGTNYRIFLNPICQLVKAEINGTTYPIQTLSSINRSYVEDLVRQAYVNWSSLKEIEGISNEIGLLTQGDDMLDQYRNQQNATMRSFQENAYLTHGSFEGYVPNEMQADCSNWQISQNYFNTPNENGIRLNLWESNSDDDLTSPKSFISGG; this is translated from the exons ATGGCGGGCAAACGGCTTCTTAATGAATCTTGTTCCGACACAGATGAGCCAAAGGAGAAACGGATGAGACCTAAACCTTCTTTTGCTTC AGTGATTGGGCAAGCGGTTATGGTGAATTACTTGTATACTGCCTTGGAACCTGTCCTTAGAAGAGTG GTGAATGAGGAAGTGGAGCGCAGTATTGGTGACCGGCTCCGATCCTTCACCCGATCTCCGTCGCTACGAATCCAAGCGGCGGAACCCGAACCATCAACCCTTAAACTGATTTTCCCCAAAGCCCTTACCTTGCCCATCTTTACCGGAAGCAAGATCATTGATGAAGAAAGCAACCAACTTCAAGTCGCTTTGGTGGATACAAGGGGTGACCAAAGGGCGCCGGTGCTTCTCCCGAACCCAATTAAGGTTGATATCGTGGTTCTGGACGGCGACTTTCCGTCGGGGGACCGTGACAACTTTACTAGTGAAGAATTTGACAGAAACATCGTGCGGGAGAGGACTGGGAAACGACCCTTGCTCACCGGAGAGTTATCTGTCACAGTGAGAGACGGGGTAGCTTCGATCGGGGATATCGAATTTACCGACAACTCGAGCTGGATTCGGAGTCGGAAATTCCGAATCGGGGCAAAAGTTGCACAAGGGAGTTTCCAAGGTGGTCGCATTCGTGAAGCCATGACTGAAGCTTTTGTTGTTAAAGACCATCGTGGCGAAT TGTACAAGAAACATCACCCACCAATGTTGGGAGATGAAGTTTGGCGGCTAGAAAAGATTGGTAAGGATGGAGCATTCCACAAAAAGCTAGCATATGAGGGGGTTAACACTGTCCAAGATTTCTTGAAAATGTCGGTAGTTGATCCACCCAAGCTTAGAAAG ATTTTAGGGCCTGGAATGTCTGAGAAAATGTGGGAGGTCACAATCAAGCATGCCAAAACTTGTGTTATGGGCAATAAATACTATGTTTTTCAAGGCACTAATTACAGAATCTTCTTAAACCCCATTTGTCAACTTGTGAAAGCAGAGATTAATGGGACTACATATCCTATACAAACCCTAAGTAGTATCAACAGA TCATATGTTGAAGATTTGGTCAGACAAGCTTATGTAAATTGGTCTTCCTTGAAAGAAATAGAAGGAATTTCTAATGAGATTGGCTTGCTCACACAAG GTGATGACATGTTGGATCAATATCGTAATCAACAAAATGCCACGATGAGATCATTTCAAGAAAATGCGTATTTGACTCATGGTTCGTTTGAGGGATATGTCCCAAATGAAATGCAAGCCGATTGTAGTAATTGGCAAATAAGCCAAAATTATTTCAATACCCCAAATGAAAATGGGATTCGGTTAAACCTGTGGGAGTCGAATTCGGATGATGATTTGACGTCTCCAAAATCCTTTATCTCGGGAGGTTAA